GTCTGGGCCGGACCCCGCTGGGGCGGGCGGTACGCGGCTTGCTTGCGAAGCGGAGGGGACAGAGACGGTGTCTCGGACTCAGGTGAGGAGCGGGCGCATGTGCAACGCAGCCACCCGGCCGCAAGGCGAGCCGATCCAGGGGTTTGGAGCGGCGACGTGACCTTTCGGAAAGTCCTGATCGCCAACCGGGGGGAGATCGCGGTCCGTGTCCAGGGCGCGTGTCGGGAGCTTGGCATCCCCACCGTAGCGATCTACACCGAGGACGACTCCGATTCGCTTCACGTCTCGAGGGCGGACGAGGCCATTCTCGTCGAACCGGGGCCGCGGGAGGGCTATCTCGATCCCGACCAGATCACCGAGGCCGCCGTCCGGACGGGCGCCGACGCGGTGCACCCCGGGTATGGATATCTCTCGGAGCAACCCGCCCTCCCGCTTGCCCTTCGGCAACGGAACATCGCCTTCATCGGGCCGAGCCCGCGGACCATCGAGGTCATGGGCGACAACCTGACGGCCCGAACCGTCGCGGAATCAGCGGGACTGCCCGTCGTGCCGGCCTCTCCCGCCCTTGCCGGGCTGCGTGACGCCGCCCAATGGGCCGACCGCATCGGGTATCCGGTCGTGCTCAGGGCGAGGGCGGCGGGCGAGGGCCGAAAGTGCTGGAAGGCCGGGTCGGCCCAGGCGCTGGAGACCGCTCTTCGGCAGACCACGCCCGACGACTGCGGTGCGGACGCGGGGGGCCGGAGGATCTACCTGGAGAAGTTCGTCCCGGAGCCCAAGCACATCGAAATCCAGGTGGCCTGCGACAAACGGGGCAACCGCGTGCAACTGGGCGAGAGGGACTGTTCGATCCGGCGGCGCAACCGCAAGCTCATCGAGATCACACCCTCCCTGGCCCTGGGCGAGAAGGCCCGCCGTGATTTGGGGGAGGCTGCCCTGCGACTGTGCGCCGCCCTGGAGTACGACACGGTCGGGGGAGTCGAGTTCCTGGTCGACGGGGACGGCCGTTTCTTCTTCTCTCGGATGACGACGCGGCTGGGGACCGGGCACGCGGTCACCGAGCTCGTGACCGGGGTCGACCTCGTCAAGGAGATGATTCGAGCGGCAGCCGGCCAGCCACTTTCCTTTTCCCGGGAGGACGTCTCGCCCCGGGGCTTTGCCATCGAGTGCCGGATCCACGCGCAGGACCCCCGGCGAAACTTCTCCCGGTCCACGGGGAGGATAACCCGGTATCTGTCGCCGGGGGGGATCGGCGTGCGGCTCGACTCGTCCCTCCACGCCGGCTGCGAGGCGCTTGCGGACGTCGAGCCCCTGATCTCCAAGCTCAGCGTGTGGGGGCGCGACTGGGACGAGGCCCTGGCCCGGATGTCACGCGCTCTCCATGAGTACGTGATCCGCGGGCTCCAGACGACCGTGCCGTTTTGCGAGAAGCTGGTCGCCGACCCGGACTTTCGGGCCGGCCGCTTCACGACCCATCTCATGGAGGAGAAGATCGACGCGTTTCGGTACCCGGAACCGGTGGAGCCCCTGGATCCCTTCTTTGTCTCCGGTGCAGCGCTGTTTGCCCACTTTCTGGCGGGAGGGCTGCCCACGGCATCGGTCCACCCGGGAGGGGAGCAGTGAGATCTCCGGCGGAGATCCACGACCTGAGCCTCCGGGAGGCCATCGGCGACTTCGTGAGCTATCACGTCCGCGCCGTAGAGTTGAGCGAGGTCCTTCGGCTCCTGGACCGGGTGGGGTTTGCCAGCATCGACGCCTTCGGCGGTACCACCTTTCTCCCCACCATGAAGATCCTGGGCGAGGACCCCTGGGAGCGGCTGCGGGCCATCCGGCGCTCCGTCACGGCCACGCCCCTGCAAGCGGTGCTGCGCGGGCAGTTCGTCTTCTCGTCCAGGAGAGCTCCGCTGTCCACGATTCGGGCCACGCTGCACCACCTGCGCCACCTGGGCGTGGACCGGATCAAGGTAGTGGACCTCGGCCTCGACCACGTCGGCGCCCAGGGAGTCGTGGCGATGGCCAAGGACCTGGGGTTTGGCACCACCGCCACCATCTCCATCCCCTGGGGCCGGGGGGGCGGCGCGGGTACCGACCTGTGCGCGTTGGCGGCCGGGTACGTCGCGGCAGGGGCGGACGCCATCGGCCTCCAGGACCCGTTCGGGGCCCTGAACCCCGTGGAGCTCGGCGACCTGGTGGGGCGTTACGTGGCCGGGTGCGCCGTGCCCCTGAGGCTCCACCTCCACGACGCCAATCTCCTGGCCGTGGCGGGAGTCCACGCGGGGTTGCAAGCCGGCGCCCGGGCGGTGGACACCACGGTCTCGGCGCTCTCCTGGGCCTACAGTCCCCCTCCAGCCGAAGCGGTGCTCATGGCACTGCGCGGCGGTCCTTTCGAGCCGGACATCGACGTCCATGCCCTCGAGGAAGCCGCGGCGTGGTTCGAGGAGCTCAAGACGAAGAAAGGCTTCCTGTACCGGGAGCTCTACGGCGTGGATCATGCAAACTTCCGGGGCGAGCTTCCCGCGGCCGTGCGGCGGGCCCTGGAGGACGAGCTGCGCGAGCGGGGGAGGGCCGATCTCGGGGAGGCAGCCTGGAAGGCGGTGCCCCCGGTCTGGGATGCGTTGGGCAGGCCACCGCTCTTGAATCCTCTCGTCCGGGCCATCTGCAGCCAGGCCATCGAGGAGGTCCTGTCGGGCTCCCCCTTTGAGCGGCTCGACCCCAAGGTGTCTGCGTATCTGAGGG
The sequence above is drawn from the Thermodesulfobacteriota bacterium genome and encodes:
- a CDS encoding biotin carboxylase N-terminal domain-containing protein — protein: MTFRKVLIANRGEIAVRVQGACRELGIPTVAIYTEDDSDSLHVSRADEAILVEPGPREGYLDPDQITEAAVRTGADAVHPGYGYLSEQPALPLALRQRNIAFIGPSPRTIEVMGDNLTARTVAESAGLPVVPASPALAGLRDAAQWADRIGYPVVLRARAAGEGRKCWKAGSAQALETALRQTTPDDCGADAGGRRIYLEKFVPEPKHIEIQVACDKRGNRVQLGERDCSIRRRNRKLIEITPSLALGEKARRDLGEAALRLCAALEYDTVGGVEFLVDGDGRFFFSRMTTRLGTGHAVTELVTGVDLVKEMIRAAAGQPLSFSREDVSPRGFAIECRIHAQDPRRNFSRSTGRITRYLSPGGIGVRLDSSLHAGCEALADVEPLISKLSVWGRDWDEALARMSRALHEYVIRGLQTTVPFCEKLVADPDFRAGRFTTHLMEEKIDAFRYPEPVEPLDPFFVSGAALFAHFLAGGLPTASVHPGGEQ